TGATCCCGAGTCTGGCTTTTTCGCCGAGCCCGGCATTTTTACCGAGCGTTTTGTCACTACAAAATGCCGGCAAAATCACCGGACCGGAATAATGTGAACCAGTTCGACCCGCGTTCCCCGCCCCGCCCCGCCCGTTCTCCCCGCACTTCATTCGGCTCGCATTTTCTGAGTAAAGTAGACGTGTAGCATGAGcgacatacaaatagaaacttTAATTACGCTTGTCCAAGAGAGACCTGTTCTGTGGGACAAGACCGAAGATGTCTATAAAGACAAAAACTTAAAGTTAGCAGCATGGCGTGAAGTATGTTTAATACTGAAACCAAACTTCGATGAACtggaagaaaaagaaagaaaacagtacggtgagttttttaaatatttttattgataaaaatgcattcacaaattttaatttatagctgCTGCCTGCCACGGAACGGAACCAATATccgaaacaaaataattagtaaatgCTGTTCGTATAGCATTGGCATTAGGGCCACCTCGAGTCGACCCATTTCGATCCACGGGTCTCGTTTCTTGTTCttgtccattttctatattttggtAACTTTCAAAATTTATACCGTCTTTTTCTCTAACAAAATTATGTAAGACTGTACAagctttaattactttaattgctGTGTCTACGTTCAGATCTATAGGCCGATGGAGTATTCGCCACTTATTTGCTAGAATACCAAAAGCGCACTCAACGTACCTTCGTGCTCGACTTAATctatagttaaaaatctttttatcatTATTCAAATGTGTACCTCCATATGGACGTAGGAGATTAGGTGTTAAAGCAAAGCCTTCATCGCCAACTAGTATAAACGGTAATTCCTCGTGCATGTTTGTATGAAGTGGTCGAGGCTTTGGTACATTTAAAGTACCATCAttgatttttttccaaaatatacTATCCTTTAATATAGTGGAATCGCATTCCTTGCCATACGAGCCCacactgataaaaataaatcggtACTCTGAATCGACAATTGCCATTAATACAAAAGAATAATATTCCTTGTAATTAAAGAACATAGAACCACTCTTGGCTGGCTTCAAAATTCTAATATGTTTGCCATCTACTGCTCCAATACAGTGAGGAAAGTTGGCTTTTCTTTCGAATCTTAAAGCGATGTCCTCCCATTCTCTCTCAGTATCAGGCAGCTTAAGAAAATCTGTCTGTAGGCTTTCCCAAATGACGTTgctcatttcttttattattttacttattgtcGAAACGCCTACTCTGTATGAGTAATGTATTTCTTTGAATGAACATCCTGAAGCTAAATATctgaaaaaagtatattttgttactacatattacattatatgtcaccaataaataaattcaattctgatatttttttatttatttcaggaaaacTGGTTTCAACTAAATGGAATAATATACGAGATTCATGGCTTAAGACggtgaaaaaacaaaaagatgaGTCTAAATCTGGATCTTCGGCCAAAAAGACacgaaattatttatatcacgagcaattaatgtttttgaaaaaGGTCTCCGAACCTCGACCGCCTCATGAGTCGGGTTCAAAAAAAGCAAGAACCGAGACTGAAGTAGGCATGGAATCAGATTTTCGTTCatctttaattaaagataaaagaacaATTGATAATAAAGAAGTAAATGAGAAGATGTCAAAGTTTTTGGATTCCAGAATGAACCCAGAAAAAGAAAACCATCATCTTTCTTTTTTCAAAGGCATTATACCAGTCTTGAACACTTTAACTATCGAAGAGACTTTAGAATTTCAAGCCAGCGTCCTGACAATgttgcaaaaaattaaaagtaggaATTATGAGAGAGAGAATTACGGACATTGGCGTCATTATAATCAGATGACCGGACCAGATCAGTATACTCGCTCTGGATACTACACACATCCTAATCAACAGGCGACACCTACGCAAGATCAACACTCTGGATACTCTACAACACCTATACCATCAACTTCTTCCCAAATTCCAGTGAATCCAGTTTCGCCAACAGCATCTACTCATTCCATATACTCCCAAGAGTCAGAATATTTAGATTTTGAAGGGTTTTAAATTtgagtacaaataaatacttaagtgactaatttgcatttttaattaataattatttattgtcaaaagaacacacacacacactttaccTTAAACAAATGGCCAATCTTTGTTCTGGGCAAATACATTCTCTAAAACTTGTATTTCGTACTCTTATGCCTGGTGAAAGTCGTCCCAGTAAATCGTCAAAAGTGGTTGTTGTCATTCGAAAATAATTGAAGAACTTTGATCCGTCACTTCTAAGTTCACCCATCAATGTTTCAAATGTCCCTAGTGTAAATCTTTCCCGTAAAATAGGATGTACCCAatactttcttcttttattttgccTTCTGTACCACCACCACCACAACACAACAATTTCGTCGTCCATTGTGGGCACAGGTCCAAATTCAACTGAGGTGCTTTAAATGTGAACACTCTGTCCGGTGTCCGGTTTCCGGCAGATCTGCCGGTCCGGCATAGTGGGAACCCGGccttacacctaactactccgtgaaatagcgctaagtcctagctgcaagacgcaagagtcttgcaggctatgtcttgttcttgctcaagtcttgcacggtcagtcttggtcttggtcttgctaaaaatacgcggtcttgttcttggtcttggtcttgcaaaaacgcaagaacaagaccaagactgcaagaccaagactgaatttgggcaacactagttttCCTACGCCACGTCAGTTTATTCAGGGTCGGCTTAACTTCTATAGTACGAATACCTTTTGCAAATGTACCCAGAAGTTACCAATGTAATTTTCGTGTATGTATCGTATGACCTCATCCCTCGATTTGACCCTTATGCTTGAATTGACGACTGAGTTTCAGTGTATCTGTCGCAGGAACGGTGGCAGCATAATTATGGTAGGCTGTTcctaaattagttttacataaCGCTTCTTTTCATTTATATGAACAATCACCTGTTCCCTAATAACTACAAACCTACTCATTCTCTTATGATAAACGAAGTGttgttgattatttttagcGTTCTGCGTACCAAACACATTCGTGAAAGAGGCGTCATAGCTAAAGCCCTCCGCGAAGCATAGGCGCTTCGTGATAAATctaattcattatcattattcatcCATAACCCGCCGGCCTTCTAGAGGGCACAGATCTCGTCtcagaaaggtttaggccgtacgtAGTCCATCGTACTGGCCAAATGCATATTGGTAGACCAAACTTAActttgagaaaattaagaacaagaaggtttcctcacgatgtttttccaccTTTAAGCAATATTATTTAGTGCTTATAGTGAGTGCACATATATATGTTCgtaaagtgagaggtgcgtgccagggatCTGACTCCATCTCTTAGAAAGTTATGCCGAAGttcccactaagctatcaccaaTAACAGGATTCaataaagaaaagttttatGCACTGATTTATTTGGGTCGCATTATCAGTATTCTTTGAGttggaattaaaataagtacGTATACCTACTCATGTCTTATTGAATGCTTATTGATACCAACATAAGATAACCGTCTACCTAATCAAATATTACTGACAATTTGATATACATACTTACAAAtacctattaattttaaacatataatatgataCTTGTTTGAATCATTTTGGTTTCGCAATTCTACTAGGTGCAGGCCTCGTTCTTTAATATCGCCGACACTGAAATtacaatcattaaaaaattaaatccacGTGAAGAATTCCTTTCAAAAAGTGAATGCCGTACACTTCGCTAAGCTAAACCtacttaattacataatttcaaaaatatctcaagtataatatttatcaatttataagTATACATAATTTATCAAGTGTTTTTGTAGCTACCCTTTGCTTATATAATTTAGAGTTTACCAACACGTAAATAAATTAGTTACAGGTAGATAAAGGTCCAAAGagagaattttttttagaatagaaCCGCATTGAAAaagatttcagatttttttttatttaccaccgAACTATTACATGAT
The Pararge aegeria chromosome 6, ilParAegt1.1, whole genome shotgun sequence genome window above contains:
- the LOC120624652 gene encoding protein ALP1-like, whose amino-acid sequence is MDDEIVVLWWWWYRRQNKRRKYWVHPILRERFTLGTFETLMGELRSDGSKFFNYFRMTTTTFDDLLGRLSPGIRVRNTSFRECICPEQRLAICLRYLASGCSFKEIHYSYRVGVSTISKIIKEMSNVIWESLQTDFLKLPDTEREWEDIALRFERKANFPHCIGAVDGKHIRILKPAKSGSMFFNYKEYYSFVLMAIVDSEYRFIFISVGSYGKECDSTILKDSIFWKKINDGTLNVPKPRPLHTNMHEELPFILVGDEGFALTPNLLRPYGGTHLNNDKKIFNYRLSRARRYVECAFGILANKWRILHRPIDLNVDTAIKVIKACTVLHNFVREKDGINFESYQNIENGQEQETRPVDRNGSTRGGPNANAIRTAFTNYFVSDIGSVPWQAAAIN
- the LOC120624653 gene encoding uncharacterized protein LOC120624653, encoding MSDIQIETLITLVQERPVLWDKTEDVYKDKNLKLAAWREVCLILKPNFDELEEKERKQYGKLVSTKWNNIRDSWLKTVKKQKDESKSGSSAKKTRNYLYHEQLMFLKKVSEPRPPHESGSKKARTETEVGMESDFRSSLIKDKRTIDNKEVNEKMSKFLDSRMNPEKENHHLSFFKGIIPVLNTLTIEETLEFQASVLTMLQKIKSRNYERENYGHWRHYNQMTGPDQYTRSGYYTHPNQQATPTQDQHSGYSTTPIPSTSSQIPVNPVSPTASTHSIYSQESEYLDFEGF